One window of the Cotesia glomerata isolate CgM1 linkage group LG10, MPM_Cglom_v2.3, whole genome shotgun sequence genome contains the following:
- the LOC123272720 gene encoding uncharacterized protein LOC123272720, translating into MKTGGGKTSVDNDPVMDAVLGVIHQATVRGFINKYDNDGDSSTVADIINVEDEGSENDVFEYLLSNQQVRDWAKIDPSNLKSKISAPLKANKHKSTSAKPYDNVLQEKHMSPKDELAAILKEQAIEKHQYEMELLKIKIQREHLLFEKIQEGEYFPADSNSE; encoded by the exons ATGAAAACAg GAGGAGGGAAAACAAGTGTTGACAATGATCCGGTGATGGATGCGGTTTTGGGTGTCATACATCAAGCAACTGTTCgaggatttattaataagtatgaTAATGATGGTGATTCATCCACGGTGGCGGATATCATTAATGTGGAGGATGAGGGATCCGAAAACGATGTTTTTGAG tATTTGCTGAGCAACCAACAAGTTCGGGATTGGGCGAAAATCGATCCAtctaatttaaaatctaaaataagtgCTCCATTAAAAGCCAACAAACATAAAAGTACTTCAGCCAAACCGTATGATAACGTCCTTCAAGAAAAACATATGTCTCCAAAAGATGAGCTTGCAGCTATATTAAAAGAGCAAGCTATTGaaaaacatcaatatgagatggaattacttaaaattaaaattcaaagagaacatttattatttgagaAAATCCAGGAAGGAGAATATTTCCCTGCTGATTCTAACAgcgaataa